A single genomic interval of Streptosporangiales bacterium harbors:
- a CDS encoding N-acetylmuramoyl-L-alanine amidase: MTSGRPPNQNQISRRGLFGGAAVLGGALVTGATGLWAPGRAHAVLAEPQTHDRAAWNARAPKSPVTVYDHGPDHIVVHHTASPNSTDLSIEHAFQLSRDIQNFHMDDRGWIDVGQQLTISRGGFVMEGRDQSLAAIRSGRHVEGAQTANENSHTIGIENEGLYSDVNPPDTLIDSLIETMAWLCGAYGLNPMEAIVGHRDYVATECPGQVLYDRLPELRERTAAAMGQRLSQNRRPHLPHRTGPNPASRVRFDHGPAAG, from the coding sequence ATGACCTCAGGACGACCTCCGAACCAGAATCAGATCTCCCGGCGCGGCCTGTTCGGCGGTGCCGCCGTGCTCGGCGGCGCCCTGGTGACCGGCGCGACCGGCCTGTGGGCGCCCGGACGCGCCCACGCCGTGCTCGCCGAGCCGCAGACGCATGACCGGGCGGCGTGGAACGCGCGCGCACCGAAGTCCCCGGTCACGGTGTACGACCACGGTCCCGACCACATCGTCGTGCACCACACCGCGAGCCCGAACTCGACGGACCTCTCGATCGAGCACGCGTTCCAGCTGTCCCGCGACATCCAGAACTTCCACATGGACGACCGCGGGTGGATCGACGTGGGGCAGCAGCTCACCATCAGCCGAGGCGGCTTCGTCATGGAGGGCCGCGACCAGAGCCTCGCGGCGATCCGGTCGGGCCGTCATGTCGAGGGTGCCCAGACGGCCAACGAGAACAGCCACACCATCGGCATCGAGAACGAGGGTCTGTACTCCGACGTCAACCCGCCGGACACGCTGATCGACTCGCTCATCGAGACGATGGCCTGGCTGTGCGGCGCCTACGGGCTCAACCCGATGGAGGCGATCGTCGGCCATCGCGACTACGTCGCCACCGAATGCCCCGGGCAGGTCCTGTACGACCGCCTGCCCGAGCTGCGTGAGAGAACCGCTGCGGCGATGGGGCAGCGGCTCTCACAGAACCGCCGACCGCACCTGCCGCACCGCACGGGACCGAACCCGGCCTCGCGCGTGCGGTTCGACCACGGGCCCGCCGCGGGCTGA
- a CDS encoding ribokinase yields MDLVAYTGRLPETGETITGHSFETIPGGKGANQAIAASRAGADVRMIGAVGSDPFGGELVDTLAAAGVDCSGVRKIDGATGTAHITVDDQGQNTIVVVPGANGTVASLAEAERPLVRRAATLLLQLELPMSVVVEAAQIGHEAGTEVVLTPAPAVPLPDELLDAVDVLVPNTGEACRLTGESDVRAAVAALVRRVPAVVVTLGSAGCVLHTRDGDVLELPALDVPVVDTTGAGDTFAGALAVARAEGRDWRDALGWATAAAALSVGRKGASTSAPARTEIDELHAAHRS; encoded by the coding sequence ATGGACCTGGTGGCGTACACCGGTCGGCTGCCGGAGACCGGTGAGACGATCACGGGACACTCGTTCGAGACGATCCCCGGCGGCAAGGGCGCCAACCAGGCGATCGCGGCGAGCCGCGCGGGTGCCGACGTCCGGATGATCGGCGCCGTCGGGTCCGACCCGTTCGGCGGCGAGCTCGTCGACACGCTCGCGGCCGCGGGCGTCGACTGCTCGGGCGTGCGCAAGATCGACGGTGCCACCGGCACCGCGCACATCACCGTCGACGACCAGGGTCAGAACACGATCGTCGTGGTCCCCGGCGCCAACGGCACCGTCGCGTCGCTCGCCGAGGCCGAACGCCCGCTGGTCCGTCGGGCCGCGACGCTCCTGCTCCAGCTCGAGCTGCCGATGTCCGTCGTCGTCGAGGCCGCACAGATCGGCCACGAGGCGGGCACCGAGGTCGTCCTCACGCCCGCGCCCGCGGTCCCGCTCCCCGACGAGCTGCTCGACGCCGTCGACGTCCTGGTCCCCAACACCGGCGAGGCGTGCCGGCTCACCGGCGAGTCCGACGTGCGCGCGGCGGTCGCGGCGCTGGTCCGCCGGGTGCCCGCCGTCGTCGTCACCCTCGGCTCCGCCGGCTGCGTCCTGCACACCCGCGACGGCGACGTGCTCGAGCTGCCGGCGCTCGACGTCCCGGTGGTCGACACGACGGGCGCGGGCGACACGTTCGCCGGCGCGCTCGCCGTCGCGCGCGCCGAGGGCAGGGACTGGCGCGACGCGCTCGGCTGGGCGACCGCCGCCGCCGCGCTGAGCGTCGGCCGCAAGGGCGCGAGCACCTCGGCCCCGGCCCGCACCGAGATCGACGAGCTGCACGCCGCGCACCGCAGCTAG
- a CDS encoding IS982 family transposase, translating to FTRVAQRLLAMAAGIWHNWTTGVTSKRSLTAYDH from the coding sequence TATTCACCCGAGTCGCCCAACGCCTGCTGGCCATGGCCGCCGGGATCTGGCACAACTGGACCACCGGCGTCACCAGCAAACGATCACTCACCGCCTACGACCACTGA